In Microtus ochrogaster isolate Prairie Vole_2 unplaced genomic scaffold, MicOch1.0 UNK21, whole genome shotgun sequence, the genomic window CACACCCCACCACAAACAGATTGCAGAATACTTGCTCACTCTTGACTTGAAGTGGTTGTACCTTGGTTACTGGATCAAATGTATAGCTGCCTTGTGTTGGTGTCAGGTTCATGTTCAGCACAACTTTTGGCATGTGAACAGTCACTGTGATTCCTTCAATAGTTTTTCCCATATTCTGTTTTGGTCCAATTGTTACATCAAATCTGCCACAAGAGCTGTTTTCCTTAAAACTGATACTGTGTTTCACATACACTGGTATTGCCACTAGactaaaagagacacagagaaacatacaaaAGTACTTATGTACAGGTATGTACACAATGAAAGGTACAGGACAACTACAGAGGTAGTATGTGTTCCATGCTGTCTGTAACTGTGCCATAGGCCATATACCCTAGCAGAATGCAGCCTCTGCCCTGGGGTTGTTGAGGACAGCAGTGTTCTTTACCAGTGTGCTAGGACTATATGGATTGATAACTAACACATAAATCAAAGCAGAAATCTGGtttaaatacaatataaacaacTGGGGTAGAGGGTTATACTTGGGGGGGGGCAGCGCACACAAGCCCATTTAAAAGAGAAGTGCTAAGAAATAATTTCTCAGGACAAACTTTCAGTTTTGTTACCCAAATGCTTTCTGATATTCTAAAGGGACAAGTTAGCTACAGCTGACAACGTTAAACTGTTTCAAActcaataatcccagcacttaggaggctgaggcagaggatccaGAGTTTGAGGTCCTAGCCCCAAACTCAATGTGAAGCAGGTAGTGGAGGGTTATCTTAGGGTGTGGATGTCTTCTTAGTTTATAGACCATGGCAGGATTAAGGCACCAAAGTCATGGTTTGCCAAGAACATGCATAATCCGAAGGGTTGTTTTTAGTTACAGATTTTAACCTCTCCCTCACTATTACCCTTTTAGGTCCAGAAACACTGTTTCAGGTACATATTATCACCAGTTCTCACTAGGTCTCCAGGTGAGCCATGATAAACTCAAGAActaaactataaaaatgaaacaagagcAGGGCGTTCTATTCAAATCGCTGGACTGTGATGGCAAATTTACTTCTGTGAGCTGACACGGTATGATATGAGTCGGAAATTCCCATCTGGAGGAATAAATGACAAAACTCTTTCTGATTCCCAACGTTTGAACCGGATGCACGGGTGGAAGCTGACATCATCTAGAAGTCTTGGGTtctgtcaggaaaagaaaaagtcatacgTACAGAGTATAAGAAGAATGACAACAGTATTTACATATTATGATAAATTAATATGCTCCTTAAGTCATAAAAGCAATGTAAAAATTTATTATGATAATatcaaaatagttttatataCATTACTTGAACTTTATAAACCATGGGGAGAAAAAGCAAGTAGCATTATCTACATTGCACAGATAAAAACTGAAGTTGAAGAAAGTAGAGAAATGGTACCCAAGACAGAACCAGAACACATTTCTCCTAGAGCAGTGTGTCATGCTAAATCTATATGATGCAAAATATTAATGCTCCTTTACATAAGCAGAGTAAATATCTGGTAAAAATGACAGTGGAGATCCAAAAAGCTAGACAGCAGATACTGAGCCACTTCTAGCACACTCAAGATAAAGACCTCCCTTCCACCTTTCCATAAAGGCCATGTTCAGTGTGTCAGCTCCTGTCTGCAAAGATGAGCTAGGAATCTTTTGAGATAGCCCTCTGTAACCTAATATAAACTCCAGggccgaggacctgagtttgattcttaggatccacatggtggaaggggaaaataaattcctgcaagttgtcctctgacctccacatgtgtgccctggTAAATACAAGCcaactcaagcacacacacaaatacgaAATCAAACTCCAGCCACAATCTTCCCTCAGGAACTATCACATCACCATGTACTAGGCATGTAAGGGACTATAGAGCAGATCAAACTTACCATGAAAGAGAGCGAGAGATCAGGCATTCCAGAGAGCTTAATGCAAGCATCAATGACCCCCTGAATTTCTGCGAAGACTGTAGATCctagagaaggaaatgaaagctgGTAACCTTAATGGAATCTGGCTCTTCTCTACAGTCCTCACTGTAGCTGGAGTAATGGAAACACATTCTGGGTGTGAGAAATAGTAGTTCTGACAGCATTTCTCACTGGCTCCATCTAACTGGCTAGAGTCTAATTCTAAGGAGTTAAAAGAAATTCTTTAGAGAGTCAAGATTATTTGTACCGacgtttaaaatattttaacaatttaaaaatgaagcagTTTCCTCATGAAATAGACTAAGCTTTAGGCTACTTTTTAAGGAACAGGGGTcgtgatttattattttgtatgcctGAAGGCTATAGTGGAAAGAAGACAAGGTAATAaagggtagctttggagcctgtcatggaactagctctgtagaacagactggccttgaactgacagatccacctgcctctgcctcctgagtgttaaaAGCAACCAGAAGAAGCCTTTGGCTGAAGCACTGCACACATAGCAGGGAGCAGCACAGGGACCACAGCTACGTGACGCCTGTCTGGTGAGAGAGCTGCAAGAGGAACTCACAATACCTGCACCACCTCAGTCAGTGGTTATGATAATTACAATACCTGCACCACCTCAGTCAGTGGTTATGACAATCACAATACCTGCACCACCTCAGTCAGTGGTTATGACAATCACAGTGTAACCTTTGGGCAGAATAAAGAGATCTATAAAGCTGCAAGAGGACTCACAATACCTGGCACCACCTCACTCAGTGGTTATGATAATCACAATGTAACCTTTGGGCAGAATAAAGAGATTTTTATATCGTTAGAATAATTTTCTGCTTAAAATCACCCTGCCGAGGgatttcagttttcagttcaACTTGTGTCAACTGAATTGTGTCTTCCCCAAAGGACCAGATGCACATAATTACCTGATTTATCTATAATTGCATCTAtttcttcaactacatcaaaaTAGGCTTCATTGTTTGTGTACTTTACTCCTGCTCGACGCCATGGGATGTTGGATAGCTGTCCGGTGGGGAGTGTGTCCCCAACATTACTACTGcctagaaatgagaaaagaaagcaaagtgtgATGTGTGTTATAGTCATCAGAAAACGGTGGGAAAAGGATGCTTTAGCGTCTGCTTTGCATTTGGATTTTCCTTCACTGCAGTTGAGGACTCTAGAACGGCTGAAGACATATTCCATGCAAGAGGATAGAGATGGGCCATATTCTGTCTACCTGTTAGACCAAGATAAATGCATTCACTcatctttgcttctctgtgtagcagtaaCCCAAGCTAATTCTAATGGCTCAACAACAGAATCTTGTACTGCTGCCAGCAACGAAAAAGAGGCTTGGCTGCTGAACAACCTAGTGGGAAGAAGTCTTCACTGAGAATACACAGTTCAAACCTGGTTCTTTGGTATTCAGAGGAATTCTACATGAGATGCTGCCATGTTGGTCTCTGTGGAGTAACTAGATGAAGAACATATTTTTGCTTATTCCCATTTCAACATCACCACACCATTGAGattgtagctctatagtagagcatttgcttagcatgcacataGCTCTATGCTCTATCTCCAGTAGagcaaaaacagaaccaaaaaaacCAACACCTGCCTTAAAGTCAGCACACCATTTTGGCTGAAATGTGGCTAATGTTCTTATCTGGTTAGCTTCCTAACAAAATGCATATGTATGGTGTGCAAACACAAACTCTTTTACTGTGGGACTTACTCCACATTTTGGTTagtctatattttttaattcaaaaggaACTCATGCAGTAAAAGGTATTAAGTCAatcaaacatttaataaaatctgttttctacTAACATCAACTACTATTAGCATACAggtatatttctttaaatatttactcataagtaactgatggaggagggtcatctttctatctgttgtttcactggttaattaataaagaaactgcttggcccactgatagggtagaatttagataggcggagtacagaacagaatgctgggagaaaaaagccgagtcagtgagtcaccatgattctcccactccagacagatgcaggttaagatcttccctggtaagccacttcgtgggctacacagattattagaaatggggtagatcaatatgtaagagctagtcaataagaggctagaactaatgggtcaagcagtgtttaaatgaatacagtttccgtgtaattatttcgggtataaagctagccgggtggagGGACGCAGCCTGGCGCTCATATTACAAGTAACATTaccactttttcttattttgttaattctgcttttctttcttttccctccctccctctctttttttcttatgattccagcacttgagaggcagagataggaggatggcagcaagtctgaggccagcctggtctacatagtgagttctgggccagtagGAGCTACAAGACCCTATCTTGTGAAAACAGGTTGCAAGCCAGGCAGCACATTCCTANNNNNNNNNNNNNNNNNNNNNNNNNNNNNNNNNNNNNNNNNNNNNNNNNNNNNNNNNNNNNNNNNNNNNNNNNNNNNNNNNNNNNNNNNNNNNNNNNNNNNNNNNNNNNNNNNNNNNNNNNNNNNNNNNNNNNNNNNNNNNNNNNNNNNNNNNNNNNNNNNNNNNNNNNNNNNNNNNNNNNNNNNNNNNNNNNNNNNNNNNNNNNNNNNNNNNNNNNNNNNNNNNNNNNNNNNNNNNNNNNNNNNNNNNNNNNNNNNNNNNNNNNNNNNNNNNNNNNNNNNNNNNNNNNNNNNNNNNNNNNNNNNNNNNNNNNNNNNNNNNNNNCACTCACTCAGGCAGCACATTCCTATACTCCCAACACTCAGGCAGCACATTCCTAtactcccaacactcaggagactaaggcaggaggactgctagTGTAAAGCCAGCCTCATCTGCATACTATGTCCACCTTGCTTCCAAaaacaacacacgcacacacacacacacacacaccaaacttaACCAAACATAACATATGGtttcagagtgcttgcctagtatgcatgaagccccgtgttccatctccagcactttAACCTCAACACTTGTGAGacggtggaggtaggaggattagAAGATCAGAGTCGTCTCTGGCTACACAGTAATACAGTATGTTCAAATCTAGATTAGATTTTAAGACAAGGAATgtctatagcccaggatggctaaGAACTAGGGATCCTCCtacatgctaggattacaggcatgtgttaccaAGCTTGGTTAACAAGGCTAACATTCATTTCATAGTCTATTGCTGATATTCCTGTGTCCAGCCTGTTACTTTCCAAGAGTATTAGAAAAATACTGCTTTAATCAGATTATTTTCCTGTTTAGAAACCTTTATGCTTCCTACTTGCTTTCTAACAAAAGCTAAACATTCTGCTTAGCCGTAGGAACAAGTATTCCCCCGCTTCAGCTTCCCACGTCATACTCAGCCCAGTCTCACCTAAGTGTGTGCTTTCAGTGTTCAATTACAAAAGCTCTACTTCTGTTAGAGGGGCACATACAATCCCGCTTTCcatttcatgtgtattttcctCATACAAGCTCTCATTTATCTACTTCTACAATCTACTGATTCTGCAGGTCCATGTGTTAGGGTCACCTGGTAGTTCAAGAAAGATTACTTCATCCACTGAACCATTCTTTGGTCTGTGTACGTATGTGTGGTACTAGGAAACAGAATCATAAGCATACTCTACTAAGGAAGTATAGCCCAGTGTATTATATTTTCTCACtttgtaccccaggctagccacGAACTCATATTTGTTCTCCTTTAGctgcctgggattacaggtatgcagcACCACATCCAGCCTGAACCATTCTCTTAAACTTTTCCAATCCATGCTATAGTATTATTATacattagtaattttttttgaaagttaaatAATACAAagtgggctggaaagatagctcagtagatAGAAGTGCTTGCTATGGAAAAACAAAGGCCTGAGTCCAGATCCCAGCCCCACATAAATGATGGGGTGGTTGTGCACACACCTATGTCCCAAACATTGTGGGGGTCAATACAGgatggctggggcttgctggcaaCCAGcctagcttcaggttcagtgagactttgtctcaaaaaaaaaggaaccaggtgacagtgatagagcaggacacctAATGCTCTGtgcacactcaacacacacacacacacacacacacacacacacacacacacacacacacacatctaaaaatgtataaagcaaaaataaagatgttttagcTAGAGATAAACAATGTAcacattttagattttttgttttgtttttcaagacagggtttctttgtgtgatgGTGCTGGCTGCCCTGGCACTCACTccgtagaacaggttggcctcgaactcagagatccatctacttctgcctcctgagtgctggattaaaaaaGCCACCATCACTGACTTGCCATTTTGGGATTTTTAtctttgtaaattatatatatgtttatctgtatacatacacacacacacacaaaacaaaaaataaaaacaacaaaataatatatatatcttttatgagtttgtgctgtttttctattttgtcctgttccccccccccccacttaatAATATGATTGTTTTCCAGTGTCTCACTACAATATCCCTGAAGTATGAAACTGCTCTTTAAATCTTtagatattttaactattttcccCAGGGTAAGATGCTGAGTGTGGACAGTGTAGCTGGAGTGACATGTAACATTCCTCCAgaagacttcttttttaattttggacaCAGTCCCATTATATAGCTCTGACCTAggactctctttgtagaccagtctgggctcgaattcatagagatacacctgcctctatctcctgaatgctggattaaaggcttcTGTCCCAAGCCCACTCTTTCCgaagatttttaaaatctcaagagATTATCTGAGTATATGTAATTTCAAGGTATGGttcagaaataaaattctgttggAAGCTTGTAACAAAAGCAGAAAGCCTACTATGTATGAACTCTACAAACTAATTTTCTACTTACTTTATTAGTTTTTCTTGTCTGAAatactgggcattgaacccaaTAATAGGCAaatgctaccactgagctatactctgGCTCTAAAAGTTCTGTCATACAAATTAGGCCTCtcttaataaaagaaacatatttctcactctgtatcccagattggtcttgaacttatcAACTCACTAGTGAGCCTCCTAAATGCATATGACTACACATGAGCTACACCTGACCTCATATAtctgcttttgttattgttcttgctctctctcaaaacaaaaagtgcaCTGGTCAGATgtgtcagtgggtaaaggcttttGCTGCCATGCCTGAAGACTTGAttgaactgagagagagaaagagagagagagagagagagagagagagagagagagagaggagagagaagacagagagaaaattaaaaaatacattcattttaacATTATTGGTAATTTTAATTTTGGCCAAATCAGACTACCCTAATAGTCTGTCATATGAACAAAATGGCTGTTCATAAAATTTCAATGGATCAGTTCTAGCAGACTGTTTCATCTTTCATACCTGTGATAGAATTGACGACGGAACGTAGAATTGTTGGTGGTTTAATTAGTTCTTTCAGAATGTTAGATTCCGTAGCCAGAGGGAACCCATTGTCTAGCATCTCTTCCAAGAGCTCATACACTATGACCACATTGTCCTTAATTGCAGCCTCTGAACACTCACCAAAGTAGTCCTAACAAAACAATCAGAATGTTGAACAACAGAAAGCATATCCTTTCTTCTCAAGAATAAACTAATAGTAGCTTAACTCATGGTTTGAGACCttagaaatacacagaaataaaaaattctctcaggcctgctttttgtcccacccggctcctgcatggctaggcCCTgggaataacaacacacaaatcatattcatttaaacactgcctggcccattaattctagcctcttcttggctaactctcacatcctgattaacctatttctaataatctgtgtaccaccacgcttactgggaagattctaaccaccaTCAGTCTTGGgtaggagagccatggcgtctgcctgactcttctctttctcccagcattctgttctgtctactctgcctatctaagctgctgtcctatcaaaggccaaggcagtctctttatttgaccaatgaaagtaacacatagacagaagacccacctacatcagaaaGCCTAACATTTCTCTTCAATATTTTCTAACTGTATTTAGATTGAATTGATTCCTATTATATGTCATGCTAGAAAGTACTAAAATGTAAGCTATAAACTTCATTAGCCCTAATAAACCCACTCCTAAGCACATATAAAGCTTAAGCCAtttgctttatttatcaaaacaagagaaaattggAAATGTAAATATAGAAGAGCTTATGATCAATAAATCTTTATGATGATCCAGACTTTTCTAAGTGGAGGACATTCTATTTCCTCATGGTATAGTTtgctacacacacaaataccacgGACAGAGCAGCAATGTGTGTGACTGCACATTCTCTAAGTGCTTATGTGACTAGGTTTAGAGAGAAAAGCCACACTGTACACATCAGAAACTTAGGTGACAAACATAAGCACGTCTCCCCTTGCATTTTCCTGGGTGATTTAGTTACAACAGTTTGATGGCTACAAACCTGAAAAGTGTCAGCAACTCGATGCAGAAACTCAATCACAAAGAGAGGTGGCACTTCCGTCTGTATGACAGACACGAAGAAGAGCTTATCCCGGTAGATACTAATGAGGTAGTGGTGAGGTGTTGAGATGACAGGTGGGACATTTTCAACATCCGCAGCTTTCTCCTGAGCTTCAAAGAAATAGTCACAGACAGACTGGCTTACCACGCTCTTCCAGTGTTTTTCTAGAAATATGTCGCCAGAGCAGTTGATGAGAAATAGACTGTGGATCATTTTCTGTGAAGGAAAAAAGGGGCTTGTACTTATTGGACATTGAAATGCACAGTTGTAGTAGATGATAATAAACTCAGAGACTCACCATTGGACAATGtctagagagtgagagactttggactgctcagccctaaatgagatgtctttatCACACCCACCCCTCAAGACTCAGGGAGCTAAGGAGAAGAGGAGACAAAAATCTGAAGAACCAAAAGTGGTGGACAGCTCCAAGGacacagcatcttccagacacatatgagctcacagaaactgacATACCACACAAAGACCTCCACAAACTCAAACCAGATAAAAATCACAGCATGGAGAAAGTGAAGTAGACACCAAGTCCCACCCCTAAGCAAGAAGCTACTTGCAACTGATACCGGCCAGGAAggggaaaatcaattttctccaacAGAGTACCACTGGGTTTATCAACCACACTCTAGAGTAGGTCCCATGCACAGGCATATCTGGTCAACACAAGAAGGactccattttgtgtgtgtgtacttttttgttttgttattttttttgtcttactgtgtttttatttgttttctttcctcttcctccttctcctttttttgggGAGAGAGAAcgtgaagttgggtgggtagggataTATGGGGAGGACTTATGTATGTGGACAAAGAATATGAtagaaatatattgtatgaaaaaatccTTGTCATACTGtgctgacataaaaacagacaaagcaaTGTAAGCGTTGTAATGTAATGTAAGAAAATGTAAAGCAATTGCGGATCAGTATTTCCCATGAACACAGATGGAAAAGTCTTAAAATTAGAAAGCTAAATTCAGcaacaaattttaaattcataGTTAATTCCAAGAATGCAAGTTTGGTTGAACACAGGACAGTTAATCAATGTAATCTAAAGTGCTGGTTAGTTCTGCCAACTTAACACAGCTACATAAATccggaagaggaaatctcagttgaggaactgcTCCATCAGACTGTTCTTCTGTGGGCATATCTGCTGGCCATTTAAGAGGGCACAGCCCACTGCGGGTAGTGCTAACCCATCGCAGGTGGTTCTGTAAGAAGCTGAGCAGCCACTAAGTTTTCCTCCACagttctgccctgacttccctcaatgaacAACTATGACCAGGATgtgaaagccaaataaatcccttctttcccaagttgcttttgaccatggtatttttcatgtgtgttacataacaagtttgaggtTTGTATGGGACATATGAcaccttttcttaaaaacataaaaaaaacaatagaaaaatatttgtcaaatgtGCAACACAGGGACAACTGAAAACTGTCTAACTGCTTTATCTTCATTGTATACGATGACAATTACATCAGTTAGCACAGTGACAGCTAGAAGATCTGAACAGCTGAATTCTGAGCTCCTGTTCTTGCTTCTTTTACACTAATTAGCAGGCACATATTTGAACACAGTGCCAATTAGGTTTTCAGAAGCTAAGGAAATAGCCTTTGTTTGTGTTGTCCAATATGGCAATCATTGAATACACGTACTGCTGTGCACTAGCTATGTCGCTAACATGAAGTCCCAGCACAGGAAGAttaggggttcaaggccagccgggacTATAAACAAAGGCGATTGAAGTCACTTCAGgatatatgagatcctgtctcaaaaaagaaatgcaaCAAAAATGTAGCAAAGACAACTAGGGTACTGAAATATTaactattttttgagatagtcttactatgtagtccaggatagCTTGGAAATTGCAAACTTGGAATTTGTAAATTGCAAAATTTGCTACCTTTTAAAGCTAACTTGAATTAATTTAAACACCCACTTCTGGTTGTGATAATAGATAGTAGTGCTATTCTGACTTGATTTAAGAGGAAGAGTTGACGCTTCCAAATAGAAACCAAACATGCTCTAGTTTTTGTGCTGAGAGTTTAATAGATTACAGTATAAATAAAAGAAGTGGCCCAGGTTATTTTAAACCACAAGCCTTATGGAACACAGCACACTGAAGTATCACAACACTCCCTAAGAGGGCTGCTTGTTTTTGactagtttctttattttagagCTAGATCTCCACTCATTTTCTTAAGCTGGTGAAAAATTCTTTCCAGGAAAGTTTCCACCAAAGTTGTGTTTATTGGCAGCAGTTCAGGTTTCAGAATACAGGGCTGTCAAACCAACCACTGGATTTACTGTTGTTAATCCTTTGTGCCGAGATGAGAGAATAACATTTCCAGCACCCAACAGCACTTGGCTCTAAACCCATtttagccaggctgtggtggcgcacgcctttaatcccagcatttgggaggcaggggctggtggatctctgtaaggtcTAtggattgagttccaggacaggctccaaagctacaccgagaaatcctgtcttgaaaaacaaaaaaaaatcgaaagaaaagaaaatctgaaaggaGACCTTAGTTTACCTATTCACATTATGACCAATTGCCTAAAGCATATAATGACTAAGCAACACCATATGAAGCAGAAAAATTAGCTCATTTCTTTATCACTTATGCATTTAGTTGctattttgttacttattttattgatttttcttagaAAACTACAAAGGAACCACCACAACCATTTTGTGCGTGTGACTTTTGAATCACAAAACACTCCCATCAGAATTAACTGTTGCTTCATGAATCCTCTTTACTAAATGTGCATTCATCCTAAGGTCTTACAAGTAATACAATTACAGTAGTTAAAATATCTTTGGAATCAAGTGTCTAAAACataaagtgttttctgttttctttctagataTGGTCTTATGCTGCTGAACTCATGGGGTCAAGCAatcccttgcctcagcctctcaggcaAGAGGAACAAAAATCATTCACTGCACTTGATGTTCCTCCTGCACGAAGCATAATGGAGGCATAGGATGGCAGATCTCTAAGGCGGGAACGGGGGATGGGAAGATGGCAAggtcagtaaagtgcctgccatgtaagcatgaggacctttggatctccagcaccatTATAAAAACAGGAGGAGTAAAGGGTGGGGGTAGAGGTGTTGGGGACAGACAGATCCTCAGAGCTTTCTGGCTAGACACAGTTAAGAGACCAGTGATAATGGGGCTGGATGGTTTGACAGCTCGGAGCACTGGGTGTACTTTCAGAGGATCAGAGTctgactcccagcactcacacccagaggttctcaaccctcctaacgctgccaccctttaatatagttccttataGTGTGCTGAcaccaaccctaaaattattttgttgctacttcataactgtaattttgctacagttagaaatcatagtgtaaatatctatgtttttcaATGGTCTTGATGACTTTCCTCAAAGGGGTTGGaactcacaggctgagaaccactgcttacaaccgtctgtaactctagtgccCATGTGGCCAGTGCCCTCTTNNNNNNNNNNNNNNNNNNNNNNNNNNNNNNNNNNNNNNNNNNNNNNNNNNNNNNNNNNNNNNNNNNNNNNNNNNNNNNNNNNNNNNNNNNNNNNNNNNNNNNNNNNNNNNNNNNNNNNNNNNNNNNNNNNNNNNNNNNNNNNNNNNNNNNNNNNNNNNNNNNNNNNNNNNNNNNNNNNNNNNNNNNNNNNNNNNNNNNNNNNNNNNNNNNNNNNNNNNNNNNNNNNNNNNNNNNNNNNNNNNNNNNNNNNNNNNNNNNNNNNNNNNNNNNNNNNNNNNNNNNNNNNNNNNNNNNNNNNNNNNNNNNNNNNNNNNNNNNNNNNNNNNNNNNNNNNNNNNNNNNNNNNNNNNNNNNNNNNNNNNNNNNNNNNNNNNNNNNNNNNNNNNNNNNNNNNNNNNNNNNNNNNNNNNNNNNNNNNNNNNNNNNNNNNNNNNNNNNNNNNNNNNNNNNNNNNNNNNNNNNNNNNNNNNNNNNNNNNNNNNNNNNNNNNNNNNNNNNNNNNNNNNNNNNNNNNNNNNNNNNNNNNNNNNNNNNNNNNNNNNNNNNNNNNNNNNNNNNNNNNNNNNNNNNNNNNNNNNNNNNNNNNNNNNNNNNNNNNNNNNNNNNNNNNNNNNNNNNNNNNNNNNNNNNNNNNNNNNNNNNNNNNNNNNNNNNNNNNNNNNNNNNNNNNNNNNNNNNNNNNNNNNNNNNNNNNNNNNNNNNNNNNNNNNNNNNNNNNNNNNNNNNNNNNNNNNNNNNNNNNNNNNNNNNNNNNNNNNNNNNNNNNNNNNNNNNNNNNNNNNNNNNNNNNNNNNNNNNNNNNNNNNNNNNNNNNNNNNNNNNNNNNNNNNNNNNNNNNNNNNNNNNNNNNNNNNNNNNNNNNNNNNNNNNNNNNN contains:
- the Ap3m1 gene encoding AP-3 complex subunit mu-1, whose product is MIHSLFLINCSGDIFLEKHWKSVVSQSVCDYFFEAQEKAADVENVPPVISTPHHYLISIYRDKLFFVSVIQTEVPPLFVIEFLHRVADTFQDYFGECSEAAIKDNVVIVYELLEEMLDNGFPLATESNILKELIKPPTILRSVVNSITGSSNVGDTLPTGQLSNIPWRRAGVKYTNNEAYFDVVEEIDAIIDKSGSTVFAEIQGVIDACIKLSGMPDLSLSFMNPRLLDDVSFHPCIRFKRWESERVLSFIPPDGNFRLISYRVSSQNLVAIPVYVKHSISFKENSSCGRFDVTIGPKQNMGKTIEGITVTVHMPKVVLNMNLTPTQGSYTFDPVTKVLVWDVGKIAPQKLPSLKGLVNLQSGAPKPEENPSLNIQFKIQQLAISGLKVNRLDMYGEKYKPFKGVKYVTKAGKFQVRT